The following are from one region of the Silene latifolia isolate original U9 population chromosome 9, ASM4854445v1, whole genome shotgun sequence genome:
- the LOC141601394 gene encoding secreted RxLR effector protein 161-like → MFDCKTSSTPMNINEKLSSNYDTGDVNVRYYRQMGGGLNYLSHTRPDIAYSVSVVSKFMHNPSKQHLGAVRRILKYVADTTEYGIFYSKVSDFKLVGYTDSDWAGCLDDRKITSGYVFTLGSGAISWSSKKQETVALSSSKAEYAAISLATCQAI, encoded by the coding sequence ATGTTTGATTGCAAAACATCAAGCACTCCAATGAATATAAATGAGAAATTGTCATCAAATTATGACACTGGTGATGTTAATGTCAGATACTATCGACAAATGGGAGGTGGTTTAAACTACTTAAgtcacactaggcctgatattgCATATTCAGTGAGTGTGGTTTCCAAGTTTATGCATAATCCGTCAAAACAACATCTTGGAGCAGTTAGAAGAATTTTGAAGTATGTAGCCGACACTACCGAATATGGAATTTTCTATTCAAAAGTATCAGACTTCAAGCTAGTCGGATACACAGATAGTGATTGGGCTGGTTGTCTTGATGATCGAAAAATCACTTCGGGTTATGTTTTTACTCTTGGTTCGGGAGCTATTTCATGGAGTTCAAAGAAGCAAGAGACAGTAGCTTTATCCTCATCTAAAGCAGAGTATGCGGCAATTTCTTTAGCTACATGTCAAGCTATTTGA